One window of the Mercenaria mercenaria strain notata unplaced genomic scaffold, MADL_Memer_1 contig_3637, whole genome shotgun sequence genome contains the following:
- the LOC123544268 gene encoding RUN and FYVE domain-containing protein 2-like: MSSTSYQIVTSADESEKPNGLEEDLKKAHLTINYLKRQNGSLKQKLDDGHRKFEREKSVIQIEKGREITKQKKDNDKLKTELNIQKKEKVKLADQFQKSLADWKSRVDSLEENLIQKEKELSRLNLELQQQEDKKMTFIQYDKQLEQLTEQYRQLQNEIEAANDGEKEKTFNSNDMGPLIVEKQDVLMKYMTTHVEQSKFYQEENRDAFQQLNAKLDTLKSSEEKKEQSVGREIQGIERTPSPPKPTTRGQVRLRRDKITAKFPVTTQKKPFTVSKVPSPQ; encoded by the coding sequence aTGTCATCTACGTCGTATCAGATTGTCACGTCTGCAGATGAGTCAGAAAAACCAAATGGATTGGAAGAAGACTTAAAGAAGGCTCATCTTACCATAAATTATTTGAAAAGGCAAAATGGCTCGCTAAAACAAAAACTTGATGATGGCCATCGCAAATTTGAAAGAGAAAAATCTgttattcaaattgaaaaaggtagagaaataacaaaacaaaagaaagacaATGATAAGCTTAAAACAGAACTTAATATACAAAAGAAGGAGAAAGTGAAATTGGCCGACCAATTTCAGAAAAGTCTTGCCGATTGGAAGTCACGTGTTGATTCTCTTGAAGAAAATTTGATACAGAAAGAAAAGGAACTGAGTCGATTGAACCTGGAGTTACAACAGCAAGAAGATAAAAAGATGACATTTATCCAGTATGACAAACAACTAGAACAGTTAACAGAACAATATAGGCAGCTTCAGAATGAGATCGAAGCAGCAAATGACGGGGAAAAAGAGAAAACATTCAATTCAAACGACATGGGACCCCTCATTGTCGAGAAACAGGATGTTCTAATGAAATATATGACTACGCATGTAGAACAAAGCAAATTTTATCAAGAGGAAAACAGGGATGCCTTTCAGCAATTAAATGCAAAATTAGATACATTGAAAAGTAGTGAAGAAAAAAAGGAGCAATCTGTAGGAAGAGAAATCCAGGGGATAGAAAGAACACCATCACCGCCTAAACCCACAACTCGAGGGCAAGTGAGACTTCGACGAGATAAGATAACGGCTAAGTTTCCTGTCACTACCCAGAAAAAACCTTTCACTGTATCAAAAGTTCCAAGTC